A portion of the Gossypium arboreum isolate Shixiya-1 chromosome 8, ASM2569848v2, whole genome shotgun sequence genome contains these proteins:
- the LOC108468284 gene encoding uncharacterized protein LOC108468284 translates to MSECISVVIYYDGEVHDTENGVVFLSENTTRLVFNQNIDLTELQKRIRPKIFGMTPIKILSIKYRFCASIDPVRYDSFDIKGPRSLEAIVETHLASGSPYLELYVQFASPNNVFATSTSTAVQEEYTTSARDSASGWQNTEASRTISTTSGWQSTSDWGRYETSTRDYLLPTTSTGEGTSFVTNDGGSDDESDVDPPREPGPDGAEVVLFSELEPTPTIPEDVEGDSDEEEEDPRFRAYSPPAHMHNVDLSQDDALEFPDVSHRRCDRTSSSLDSGELEVGKVFSNKDSFLSALKQHSIMDGVNYNVVKSKTDKFEAKCAVKDNTCSWKIMASLRKKTGLWEIKKYKSPHIYVGGTVSLNF, encoded by the exons ATGAGTGAATGTATTAGtgttgttatttactatgatggtgaggtccATGACACCGAGAACGGTGTTGTTTTTTTATCGGAGAACACAACGCgactggtttttaaccagaacatagatttgacagaacttcAAAAAAGAATTAGGCCTAAAATCTTCGGAATGACTCCAATAAAAATTTtgtctattaagtatcgattttgtgcttcgaTTGATCCTGTGAGATATGACTCATTCGACATCAAAGGTCCTCGTAGCTTGGAGGCAATAGTGGAGACTCATCTTGctagtggatcaccctatctcgagttatatgtacaatttgcaTCGCCAAATAATGTATTTGCGACTTCAACATCTACTGCTGTTCAAGAGGAATACACGACCTCTGCCCGAGACTCTGCTAGTGGGTGGCAAAACACGGAAGCGTCC AGAACGATATCAACTACTAGTGGTTGGCAATCAACATCTGATTGGGGACGTTATGAAACTTCCACAAGGGACTATTTACTCCCAACGACGTCCACCGGTGAGGGAACCTCGTTCGTTACAAATGATGGTGGATCGGATGATGAGtccgatgtggatccacctcGAGAGCCCGGGCCCGATGGTGCAGAAGTTGTATTATTTTCTGAACTGGAGCCTACTCCAACTATACCTGAAGATGTTGAAGGTGattcagatgaagaagaagaagatccacgATTCAGGGCATACTCGCCtccagcccacatgcataatgtcgatcTATCTCAAGATGATGCATTGGAGTTTCCAGATGTATCACACAGAAGGTGTGACCGTACAAGTTCATCATTGGATTCGGGTGAACTGGAAGTTGGTAAGGTGTTTTCCAATAAAGATAGTTTTCTTAGTGCattgaaacaacatagcatcatgGACGGGGTTAACTACAATGTGGTTAAATCCAAAACCGATAAGTTTGAGGCCAAGTGTGCAGTGAAAGACAACAcatgttcatggaaaattatggccTCGTTGAGGAAAAAGACAGGCTTGTGGGAgattaaaaagtacaaaagtccaCATATATATGTTGGCGGTACAGTTTCACTAAACTTCTAG
- the LOC128296587 gene encoding uncharacterized protein LOC128296587 gives MVKADPKTSVPVLIVNIRSQLRYTPSYRNAWIAKQKALEKMHGGWDASYNEVWQWCQVLERYVLGCITDLETTPAYYNDRLLRGCQVFKRLFWCFKECRDAFLYCKPLVQIGAVAQDGNERILPIAFAITPGESADDWEFFLSRLRRHVCPQPDICVISDRGTRILASIERQGYEINKDRFHEMLAVLRSVNEEGHDYLCNIPFEQWTQAYDGGLRYGQMTSNLAEGINFVLKRTHHLSITSVVRETYFHLAALFLKRAARLNQGIVGGQSRVHLTNRTCDCGRFDALRYPCAHVIAACQNLRLDPMSYVDEVYKIEYMYKVWRHVFPPVSDERMAICIICSV, from the exons ATGGTGAAGGCAGATCCCAAGACTTCAGTGCCGGTCTTAATTGTCAATATTCGTAGCCAATTAAGATACACACCCTCTTACCGCAATGCTTGGATAGCTAAGCAAAAGGCATTGGAAAAGATGCATGGTGGGTGGGATGCTTCATATAATGAAGTGTGGCAGTGGTGTCAGGTGCTGGAGAGATATGTCCTAGGTTGCATAACAGACCTTGAAACAACACCTGCGTACTACAACGATCGATTGCTCCGTGGATGCCAAGTGTTCAAGCGTCTGTTCTGGTGCTTTAAGGAATGCCGAGATGCATTTCTATACTGCAAGCCGTTGGTACAAATTGGCG CTGTGGCACAAGATGGAAATGAGAGAATCCTTCCAATTGCGTTTGCAATAACACCGGGAGAGTCAGCTGATGACTGGGAATTCTTTCTTTCTAGGCTAAGAAGGCATGTCTGCCCCCAACCTGATATCTGCGTTATATCGGATCGGGGCACCAGAATACTAGCCTCAATTGAGCGTCAGG GGTATGAAATAAATAAGGaccgttttcatgagatgttggcgGTTTTGCGTTCAGTTAATGAAGAAGGCCATGACTACCTTTGTAACATACCTTTCGAacagtggacacaagcatacgacGGCGGCCTACGATATGGTCAAATGACCTCGAACTTGGCTGAAGGCATAAATTTTGTTCTAAAAAGAACGCATCATTTATCGATAACATCGGTTGTGCGAGAGACGTATTTTCATTTAGCAGCACTATTTTTGAAGCGAGCAGCGAG ACTGAACCAAGGTATTGTTGGCGGGCAATCTCGTGTACACTTGACAAATAGGACCTGCGACTGTGGGAGGTTTGACGCACTTCGTTATCCATGCGCTCATGTAATTGCAGCTTGTCAGAATCTCCGTCTAGATCCCATGAGCTATGTCGACGaagtgtacaaaatagaataTATGTACAAAGTGtggagacacgtattcccacCGGTCTCAGATGAACGTATGGCCATCTGTATCATTTGCTCTGTTTAA
- the LOC108469191 gene encoding aluminum-activated malate transporter 12-like, whose amino-acid sequence MATKVHVGMETEMNGNGRNGVPEMVKNSWKKRLLDFSGKMKRFTGCLWRTIWKAGLEDPRRIIHAFKVGLCLTLVSLLYLIEPLFKSFGTSAIWAVMTVVVVLEFTAGATLCKGLNRGLGTVLAGSLAFLINYIATRSESVVRAVFIGAAVFLIGTAATYMRFFPYIKKNYDYGVVIFLLTFNLITVSSYRVENVLKIVHDRFYAISIGCAICLFMSLLVFPIWSGEDLHNSTVGKLEGLAKSIEACVNEYFNDPEIKENQDKSSEGPIYKGYKAVLDSKSIDETLALYASWEPRHSRHCYRFPWQQYVKVGAVLRQFGYTVVALHGCLQTEIQTPRSVRARFKDPCIRLAGEVTKALMELANSIRRRRHCSPEILSDHLHEALQDLDTAIKSQPRLFLGSKKSQTTSNMLALAAAHVARYKQEKDHGVSLASVKTESSAFLEWKRKRVGREEAKENERKALRPQLSKIAITSLEFSEALPFAAFASLLVEIVARLDHVIEEVEELGRIACYKEFNPDDDDISVTCKRPPVDVTKNQLPSHAF is encoded by the exons ATGGCTACCAAAGTTCATGTGGGAATGGAGACTGAAATGAATGGAAATGGACGAAATGGTGTGCCTGAAATGGTTAAGAACAGCTGGAAGAAACGCCTGCTTGATTTTTCAGGGAAAATGAAAAGATTTACTGGTTGTTTGTGGCGAACCATTTGGAAGGCTGGTCTAGAAGACCCTAGGAGGATAATTCATGCTTTCAAAGTTGGTTTATGTTTGACACTAGTCTCCCTGTTGTATTTGATAGAGCCATTGTTCAAAAGTTTTGGAACAAGTGCCATTTGGGCTGTCATGACAGTGGTTGTTGTTTTAGAATTCACTGCAG GAGCAACATTATGCAAAGGACTGAATAGAGGATTAGGAACAGTTTTAGCAGGATCATTGGCTTTCCTCATTAACTATATTGCAACTAGATCCGAGAGCGTCGTTCGAGCCGTTTTCATAGGAGCTGCTGTTTTCCTGATAG GAACTGCAGCTACATACATGAGGTTCTTTCCCTATATAAAGAAAAACTACgattatggtgttgtgatattCCTCTTGACCTTCAATTTGATCACTGTGTCAAGCTACCGAGTCGAAAACGTATTAAAGATTGTGCATGATCGCTTCTACGCCATTTCCATTGGCTGTGCCATTTGTCTTTTCATGAGTCTTCTGGTGTTTCCAATCTGGTCAGGTGAAGACCTCCATAACTCCACTGTAGGCAAGCTCGAAGGGCTAGCTAAATCTATAGAAG CTTGTGTTAATGAGTACTTTAATGATCCTGAGATAAAAGAAAACCAAGACAAATCATCAGAAGGTCCCATCTATAAAGGTTATAAAGCAGTTCTGGATTCCAAATCTATCGATGAAACTCTG GCACTGTATGCAAGTTGGGAACCAAGGCATTCGAGGCACTGTTACAGATTTCCTTGGCAGCAATATGTGAAAGTGGGAGCTGTTCTTCGCCAATTTGGATATACTGTTGTAGCTCTGCATGGATGCTTGCAAACTGAAATTCAG aCCCCGCGATCAGTCCGTGCCCGCTTCAAAGACCCCTGCATTCGACTTGCCGGAGAAGTAACGAAAGCACTAATGGAACTCGCCAACAGCATCAGAAGACGTCGTCATTGCTCCCCTGAAATACTCTCCGATCATCTTCATGAAGCCTTGCAAGACCTCGACACCGCAATAAAATCCCAACCAAGGCTCTTCCTAGGCTCAAAAAAGAGCCAGACGACCTCCAACATGCTAGCGTTGGCAGCTGCACACGTCGCTCGGTATAAACAAGAAAAGGATCATGGCGTGTCATTAGCAAGTGTGAAAACAGAATCATCTGCGTTTttggaatggaaaagaaaaagggtGGGCAGGGAAGAAGCTAAAGAGAATGAACGAAAGGCTTTGAGACCACAGCTGAGCAAAATTGCAATAACAAGTCTAGAATTCTCGGAAGCACTTCCTTTTGCTGCTTTTGCATCTTTGCTAGTGGAGATAGTGGCAAGGCTTGATCATGTGATTGAAGAAGTTGAAGAATTGGGGAGGATAGCTTGCTACAAGGAGTTCAATCCTGATGATGATGATATTAGTGTGACATGTAAAAGACCACCAGTGGATGTTACTAAGAATCAGCTGCCATCCCATGCATTCTAA
- the LOC108470253 gene encoding plant intracellular Ras-group-related LRR protein 5-like codes for MAVMSKQDPSPAFVETVQEIMRLYRSLPPRPSIEDVAAAKSVLKTVENEEKIKLEEISMEQPPEDVPEELFSVLQQVRKTMVLFQSHQQKKEALYLVEADKMFETFDGLIQRASLLVSGDTQDEKVTTFREQVRKFDREAVISDDSLVKRKEDGDLDKDDVKGLVRSSSSKASFFSGENSSEKLNLMKTAALIENTAKTGGIVLDLRGKLMDQIEWLPVSIGKLKDVSELDLSENRIMALPPSIGGLQALTKLDLHSNQLINLPDSVGELVNLIELDLRANRLKSLPATFGNLTNLMNLDLSSNEFTHLPETIGNLTSLRRLIVETNELEELPYTIGNCSLLSELRLDFNQIKALPEAVGKLERLEILTAHYNRLKGLPTTMGNLSNLKELDVSFNEIEFIPENLCFAVSLRKLNVGKNFADLRVLPRSIGNLEMLEELDISDNQIRVLPDSFRLLSKLRVFRADETPLEVPPREVIKLGAQAVVEFMADLVAKRDTKAAPPKKEKGFWFRICSICWPFRTANTDDNM; via the exons ATGGCGGTGATGTCAAAGCAAGATCCATCACCAGCTTTTGTAGAAACGGTACAAGAAATCATGAGACTTTACAGATCACTTCCGCCAAGGCCTTCAATTGAAGACGTTGCAGCAGCCAAATCCGTTCTCAAAACTgtagaaaatgaagaaaaaataaaGCTTGAGGAGATCTCAATGGAACAACCACCTGAAGATGTCCCTGAGGAACTCTTCTCCGTTCTGCAACAGGTGAGGAAGACCATGGTGTTGTTTCAGAGCCACCAACAAAAAAAAGAGGCCCTTTACTTGGTTGAAGCTGACAAGATGTTTGAGACGTTTGATGGGTTGATTCAAAGGGCGTCTTTGCTGGTTTCTGGGGATACCCAAGATGAAAAGGTGACTACTTTTAGGGAACAAGTAAGGAAATTTGATAGAGAAGCTGTTATCAGTGATGACAGTTTGGTGAAGAGAAAGGAAGATGGTGATTTGGATAAAGATGATGTAAAGGGTTTGGTTAGAAGTTCTTCTTCAAAGGCTTCTTTCTTTTCAG GTGAAAATAGCAGTGAAAAACTAAACCTAATGAAGACAGCAGCGCTTATAGAAAATACTGCTAAAACAGGAGGGATAGTTCTTGATCTTAGAGGCAAGTTGATGGACCAGATAGAGTGGCTCCCTGTATCAATTGGGAAATTAAAGGATGTGAGCGAATTGGACTTATCCGAAAACCGTATCATGGCGCTACCACCCTCCATTGGTGGCCTTCAAGCCTTGACAAAGCTTGATCTTCACTCGAACCAACTTATAAACCTTCCTGATTCGGTTGGGGAACTTGTGAATCTAATAGAGCTTGATCTCCGTGCGAACAGGTTAAAGTCGCTGCCTGCTACTTTTGGGAACTTGACAAACCTCATGAATCTAGATTTGAGTTCAAATGAGTTCACCCATTTGCCTGAGACAATTGGAAATTTAACGTCTTTGAGGAGACTAATTGTTGAAACAAATGAGCTTGAAGAACTTCCATACACAATAGGAAATTGCTCCTTACTTTCGGAGCTAAGATTAGATTTTAATCAGATAAAGGCTCTTCCTGAGGCTGTTGGGAAGCTTGAACGCTTGGAGATTCTCACTGCACATTATAACAGGCTCAAAGGGTTGCCGACAACAATGGGCAACCTCTCCAATCTAAAGGAGCTCGACGTAAGCTTCAACGAGATTGAGTTCATTCCTGAGAACCTCTGTTTTGCAGTAAGTCTCAGAAAATTGAATGTTGGGAAGAACTTTGCAGATTTAAGAGTCTTACCAAGATCAATTGGAAACCTTGAGATGCTTGAAGAGTTGGACATAAGTGACAACCAGATCAGAGTTTTACCCGATTCTTTCAGATTATTGTCGAAATTGAGAGTTTTCCGAGCTGATGAGACTCCCTTGGAAGTTCCACCAAGAGAAGTAATCAAATTGGGTGCTCAG GCTGTTGTTGAGTTCATGGCTGATCTTGTTGCCAAGAGGGATACCAAGGCAGCACCACCAAAGAAGGAGAAGGGTTTTTGGTTCAGGATTTGCTCGATTTGTTGGCCGTTCCGGACCGCAAATACGGACGACAACATGTAA
- the LOC108469029 gene encoding protein LOL1-like produces MPVPLAPYPTPSGSYTPPANGAQSQLVCSGCRNLLMYPAGATSVCCAVCNAITAVPPPGTEMAQLVCGGCHTLLMYIRGATSVQCSCCHTVNLALEANQVAHVNCGNCRMLLMYQYGARSVKCAVCNFVTSVGGSASGAAEQKFNNT; encoded by the exons ATGCCAGTTCCTCTTGCTCCATATCCAACACCTTCAGGGTCATATACTCCTCCTGCGAATG GGGCTCAAAGCCAGCTTGTATGTTCTGGATGCCGAAATCTATTAATGTATCCAGCTGGAGCAACCTCTGTGTGTTGTGCTGTTTGCAATGCAATAACAGCTGTGCCACCTCCTG GAACAGAAATGGCCCAGTTAGTTTGTGGAGGCTGCCATACCTTATTGATGTACATTCGTGGAGCCACAAGTGTTCAATGTTCATGCTGTCACACTGTCAATTTGGCCCTGGAAG CAAATCAGGTGGCACATGTAAATTGTGGGAACTGCAGGATGCTACTAATGTACCAGTATGGAGCAAGATCTGTAAAATGTGCAGTTTGCAATTTTGTCACATCAGTTGGG GGATCAGCAAGTGGTGCAGCAGAACAGAAGTTCAACAACACCTAA